From a region of the Clupea harengus chromosome 9, Ch_v2.0.2, whole genome shotgun sequence genome:
- the hnf1ba gene encoding hepatocyte nuclear factor 1-beta-A isoform X3, which yields MFAKMVSKLTSLQQELLSALLDSGVTKDVLIQALDDMDPTPNGFGVKLENLQMSPSNSKMNGSDTDSKPVFHTLTNGHGKGKLSGDEGSEDGDDFDTPPILKELQSLNTEEAAEQRAEVDRMLAEDPWRAARMIKGYMQQHNIPQREVVDVTGLNQSHLSQHLNKGTPMKTQKRAALYTWYVRKQREILQQFNQACHGSVSMTDKGGQDQVLFFFPEFNQSGQGMAPPSDDPGGEPACKKLRRNRFKWGPASQQILYQAYDRQKNPSKEEREALVEECNRAECLQRGVSPSKAQGLGSNLVTEVRVYNWFANRRKEEAFRQKLAMDSYPPHSLTTLLSHGSPHHPQASNSPPSKMQSIRYSQQGPSEVSSSTTISHHGNNGMVTSQSVLQQVSPGSLDPSHSHSLLSPDAKMISVSGGGLPPVSTLTNIHSSHHSHQQAQNLIMPLSGVMAIAQSLNSSQAQSVPVINSVAGSLAALQPVQFSQSLHSPHHQQSLMQSSSGHMSQQPFMATVTHSHMYPHKQEPPQYSHPSRFPSAMVVTDANISTLSSMSSSKQCPLQAW from the exons ATGTTTGCAAAAATGGTGTCCAAGTTGACATCTTTGCAGCAGGAGCTCTTGAGCGCCCTGTTGGATTCAGGAGTAACCAAAGATGTGCTTATCCAAGCGCTGGACGACATGGACCCCACGCCGAACGGCTTTGGAGTAAAACTGGAGAACTTACAGATGTCACCGTCAAATTCTAAAATGAATGGGAGCGACACGGATTCCAAGCCAGTGTTTCACACGTTAACTAACGGACATGGGAAAGGAAAGTTGTCCGGGGACGAGGGCTCTGAAGACGGAGATGATTTCGACACACCGCCGATTTTGAAAGAGCTCCAGTCGCTAAACACAGAGGAGGCAGCGGAGCAGAGGGCAGAAGTGGACCGCATGCTAGC CGAGGACCCGTGGCGCGCAGCTCGTATGATCAAAGGGTACATGCAGCAGCACAACATCCCACAGCGCGAGGTGGTGGACGTTACCGGGCTCAACCAGTCGCACCTCTCGCAACACCTTAACAAAGGCACGCCCATGAAAACACAGAAACGAGCGGCGCTCTACACCTGGTACGTCAGGAAACAGCGGGAAATTCTGCAAC AGTTCAACCAGGCATGTCATGGTTCTGTCAGTATGACAGACAAAGGCGGTCAGGATCaggtgctgttttttttcccagaatTCAATCAGTCCGGTCAGGGCATGGCACCACCCAGCGACGACCCGGGCGGTGAGCCCGCCTGCAAGAAACTGCGGCGGAACCGCTTTAAGTGGGGGCCCGCTTCCCAACAAATCCTTTACCAGGCCTACGATAGGCAGAAGAACCCCAGCAAGGAGGAGCGAGAAGCACTGGTGGAGGAGTGCAACAG GGCGGAGTGCTTACAGCGGGGCGTGTCCCCTTCCAAAGCCCAGGGTCTGGGCTCTAATCTGGTGACCGAGGTGCGGGTGTACAATTGGTTCGCCAACCGGCGCAAGGAGGAGGCCTTCCGCCAGAAGCTGGCCATGGACTCCTACCCGCCCCACAGCCTCACTACCCTGCTGTCACATGGCTCTCCTCACCACCCGCAGGCCAGCAACTCCCCACCCAGTAAGATGCAGA GTATCCGATACAGCCAGCAGGGGCCCAGTGAAGTCAGCTCCTCGACAACCATCAGTCACCACGGTAACAATGGCATGGtgaccagtcagtcagtcctgcAGCAGGTGTCGCCGGGCTCATTGGAccccagccacagccacagcctgcTGTCCCCAGACGCAAAGATG atctcAGTTTCAGGTGGAGGACTGCCGCCTGTTAGCACGCTCACCAACATCCACAGCTCCCACCACTCGCACCAGCAGGCCCAGAACCTCATCATGCCCCTGTCCGGAGTCATGGCCATCGCACAGA GTCTAAACTCGTCGCAGGCCCAGTCAGTGCCTGTCATCAACAGCGTGGCGGGTAGCCTGGCGGCGCTGCAGCCCGTACAGTTTTCCCAGTCGCTGCACAGCCCCCACCACCAGCAGAGCCTCATGCAGTCCTCGTCCGGTCACATGAGCCAGCAGCCCTTCATGGCCaccgtcacacactcacaca